The Ornithinimicrobium faecis region CTCAAGGGCACCTGGGAGAGGATGCCCGAGCTGCCAAGCGGGGATGACCCGATCAGCATGATCCTCACCGTGATCATGCTGATCCTCTGTCTGCCGGTCCTGATCCTGGCCCTCGTGGCCAGCCTGGAGTTCCTGCTGATCCTGCTCCTGCTGCCATTCGTGATCCTGAGGCGCATCATCTTTGGCCAGCACTGGACCATCGAGGCACGCCTCGACTGGACCCCGGTCTGGGAGGAGGCCGCAGGCTCGTGGAGCGACAGCGGCCGCGCGATCCAGGACGTGGCCACCGCGATCCAGCGCGGCCACCTGCCACCGCACAACATCCCCGTGGACTAGCGAGGGGCCAGCGCAGCGCCACTCCCGCCAACAGCCGTCACACCTGCCACTCCCGTCACGCCACAGGCGGTGACCAGGTCGCCGAACCGTGCACCCAGACAGGCGACGTGATGACGGCCCGACCAGCCCGAAGCCCTGACCAGGGCAGATGCCAACGGCGTCCCGACATTGCCTGTCTGAATGCACGATGGGGTGGGCACGGGCCGCACGATGTGAGCGGCAGCCAACGCGATCGCGCGCTGTTCAGCAAGCGCGCGATCAGCAACTCAGCAAGCGCGCGATCAGCAACTCAGCGAGCGCGCGTGGTCAGCAGCCGCAGGCAGCGAGCTCGGCAATGATCGTGTCGATGACCGACCGGGCCTCCAGCCCGGCCCCGTCCTGGCCGACCTCGTCGGCGATCACGGCGTAGGCCAGCAGTCGGCTGTCACGGGTCACGACCAGGCCGGCCAGCGAGGTGACGCCGGGCAGCGAGCCGGTCTTGGCTCGGGCCACGCCCACGGCAGGGTCGTGCGCGTCGAGGTGGAAGCGGTCCCACAACGTGCCGGTGTAGCCCGCGATCGGCAGCTCCCGCAGGACCTCAGAGAACTCCGGGTGGCTGCCGTCGGCGCCGATCACGAGCAGCTCAGCCAGCACCCGGACGGGGATCAGCGAGCCGTCCGAGAGACCGGACACGTCCGCGATCGTGACGTCGGTGGTGTCCACGCCATAGTCGGCGACCTGCTGCACGACCCAGTCGCGGACCGCCGCGGGCTCGGCGCTGGCGCCGTCGGCGACAGCGGCCTGGCGGGCCAGTTGCTCGACCATCGCGTTGTCACTGCTGGACATCGCCTCGGCCAACACATCGCGCGCCGGTGACGACTCGACCACACCCAGCTGCTCAGCGCCCTCGCGGGCCACCTCTCGGGGCACCTCGGTCGCGGGACCGCCCCCGACGTCGATCCCGCGCTCGGTCAGCGCCTGCCGGAAGGCGATCGCCGTTGCCTGCGCCGGGTCGCGGGGAGCAGGGTTGTAGGGCACGGCACGATCTTCCTGCAGCCCCAACAACGTGATCGGGCCCGTGAAGCCCTCGTCGAGCCAGTAGTCGGTCCAGCCCTCCGGCCGGATCGGGCCAGAGGCATAACTGGTGTCCAGACGCAGTCGCACCTGGTGTCCGTCGACGCCCAGCCCACGCTCCTTGAGCGCCGCCGCCGTCTGGTCTGCCAGGTCCCCCAGGCCTGCGTGACCCTCCACCGCGTCGGGGTCCCCCGCTCCGCGCGCCAGCATCATGTCACCGCCAGCGACCAGGACGATCTGGTCGGCCTCCGGCCCAGTGACCACCTCGGTGCGAAACGGCTCATCCATCGGCAGGGCATTCACGATGGCCGCCGCTGCGAGCAGCTTGGTCGTGGACGCCGGTGTCAGACCCTGATCGGCCAGCCTGCTGAACAGCTTCTCGCCGGTCTCCACGTCAAAGACGGCCACCCCGACGTGCGCCCGATCCCCCAACCAGTCGCTGTCGAGGTCATCGGTGATGACCGAGGCAACAGCCTCTTGGTCGACCGCCACACCGTCGGCAACAGGGGTGAGCACCGGGGGTGGGGTGGGCGCAACCTGCGGGCGGACCGCGGCCTGCGCGGCGCTCGCCGAACCCGCCCCTGCACCCTCCAACTCCACCGAGCCAACCACCGCGGCAGGCCCCCGCACCTGCACACCGGCACTGTCGGCATACGCTGCTGTTGAAGGCAGGGCGAGCCCGACCGTCAGCAGCGCTGCTACGGTGCGGTGCCGTCTCACCATGACCCCTGCTTTCTGCGAAATCGCGTTTGTGGGCGAAACTCTTCCCAGAAGAGTAGTCACACAACCTTCGATCCGTTCCGACTATGAAAGGTTGACCTCATGCATTTCGACGTGACCATCGAGATCCCGCAGGGAAGCCGCAACAAGTACGAGGTGGACCACGCCACCGGGCGGATCCGGCTCGACCGGATGCTGTTCACCGCCACCCGCTACCCGGCTGACTACGGCTACATCGAGGACACTCTCGGTGAGGACGGCGATCCGCTGGACGCCCTGGTGCTGCTCGATGAGCCCACCTGGCCGGGCTGCCTGGTGGCCGCACGCCCCATCGGCATGTTCCACATGCGTGACGAGGCCGGTGGCGACGACAAGATCATCTGCGTCCCCGCCGACGACCCGCGCAAGTCCAACATCCGCGAGCTGGAGCACATCGGCGACCACACCCGCCTGGAGATCCAGCACTTCTTCGAGGTCTATAAGGACCTAGAGCCGGGCAAGTCCGTGGAGGGCGCCCACTGGGCCGGTCGCGCCGAGGCCGAGCAGACCTACCACGAGTCGGTTCAGCGGGCCAAGGACGCGGGTCTGACCACCGCGCGCTGGGCCGGGCCGGGCAACCAGGCGCACTGACCCAGCAGCCAGGCTGCGCCACGCCGCCAGCCGCGCTGATTGAGCAACACCAAGCCCCCGTCACCCATGTGGTGGCGGGGGCTCAGTGTTGTCCTGAGTGACTCTCCGGGCACCCCCGGCGTGTCGCGCACTGTGCGTCCATCGTTGCGGCGTGTCCCGCGTCGGGGCCCCGTTGTGGCAGCGCCGATCCGGCACCAGTCCCAGGTCTTCCCGGTCAACGAGGCTTCAGGTCAAGGACGCATCGGGCCGTTCCACGAGGCGCGGTCAGTCGCACTGCAGGACGAGAAGGCCAGCATCGAAATGCTGCGCTTGTCTGGCACGACCTGGGTCGACAACCGTCCGTCAGACGCGGCCGGCGAGGGGCAGCAGGCCCGAGGAGTAGTACATCCCGGTGACCTTGGTGCCATCCCAGCTGGACCAGTCCCGGATCGAGTGGATGACCTGGCCGTCGCCCAGATAGATCGCGACGTGGAAGATGCCAGCCTGGGTGCCGTCGTTGCTGTAGAACAACAGGTCACCGCGCTGTGCCTCACTGACCGGCACCTTCGCAGCCTGCTGATACTGGATCCGACTGGAGTGCGTCAGATAGACCCCGGCCTGGGACCACGACGCCTTCGTCAGGCCCGAGCAGTCGAAGCCGTTGGGGCCATCGCTGCCCCAGATGTAGGGCTTGCCGATCTGCTGGTGCGCGAAAGAGATCGCGGTCTCAGCACCCGGGGTCGGGCCGGGGGCTGGTGCCGGCGGCGGCTCGGGGGCGGGCGGAGGTGTGGGAGCCGGAGGCGGCGTCGGGCTCGGAGCAGGCGGAGGGGTAGGTGACGGCGCCGGCGGGGGCTCGGGAGCCGGCGGAGGTGTCGGGCTCGGAGCGGGCGGAGGTGTGGGCGTCGGCGATGGAGCCGGCGGAGGTGTGGGCGTCGGCGATGGAGCCGGCGGAGGTGTGGGCGTCGGCGACGGGGCCGGCGGAGGTGTGGGCGTCGGTGACGGAGCCGGCGGAGGCGTCGGGTCTGGCGTCGGTGACGGGCTCGGCGCAGGCGTCGGGCTGGGAGTCGGGTCTGGCGTCGGGGACGGTGTGGGATCCGGCTCGGGCGCTGGAGCGGGATCCGGCTCGGGTGCCGGCTCCGGGTCGGGCGTGGGCTCCGGTGAGGGAGCGGGTTCGACGGGGTCCGTCACCGGGGCGGGCTCCGAGTCGCCCGGCTCCGGCTGCGCCTCGGCTGCCAGACGCTCCTGCTCTGCGGCCCGCTCCTGAGCAAGCAGTTCCTCGACGCGCCGAGCCTCTGCCTCGGCAGCGATTCGGTCGGCCTCTTCCTGCAGATGGGTCTGTCGCGTCAGCTCGGTCTGGACGGACACATCGCGCAGCCGGGCGAGCTCGAGGACGGTTGCCTCACGGTCGGTGGCCAGCTGGGTGCTACGTGCTTCGGCGTCGGCCAGCACCTCCGCGGCGGTGTCATTGGCCTCTTCGGCCCGGATGGCCGCGGCCTCGGACTGCGCTGCTGCCAGTGCGGCCTCGCGCTCGAGGGCCTCGGCGGTCCCGGAGGCGAGGGAGGCGTCATTCATGTCCCGCGCGCGGATGCGCCCCACGACGTCGAGGGCCCCCGCCCGGTCGATCAGCGTCTCGGGACCGTCAGCGAGCAGGACCTCCAGGGTCGAGAGCCCACCGGACTTGTAAGCCTCGGCCGCATGTCGGCCCAGCACCTGGTTGGTCTCGTCCGCCACGCTGGCTGCCTCCGCGGCCTCCTCTGCCAGACGACTGGCCTCGGCAGCTGCGGTCTCGGCCTCGTGGGTGGCGAGCGCCGAGTCCTCCGCGGCGCTCTCTGCGGACTGCTGGGCGGCACGGAGTTGCTCGGTGTAGCCGAGCATGAGGCCGTCGAGTTCGTGGACTCGCCCCTCGGCGTTCACCACGACCTGCTGAGCAGCGCGGACCTCCTCCTCGGAGGGGACGTAGTCCTCGACAGCTGCTGCAGGCAGTGCGGATGCGAGCAGAAAGGCGCCGGTCATGAGCGCGCCGTAGCGGCAGCGGCGTCCGGGGAGAGTCACAACAAACTCACTTCCAACAAGGCGGAGGCCGCACCTCGGGGGCAAACAGGCTGTGCGGCCGCAGATGACAGTAGGGCCATTCAGCAACAAAAGAAACTTCAGTCACACGTATTTGCACTGGTCACAGCCGCATCAGGCGTAACAGGCGCTCGGGCGGCCGAAAACGTTCGAAATAACACCCATGTCTTTCAGCAGGTCTTCCCACGCCGGACGTGGACTCTTCACAGACTTCGATCACCCGGTAACGATCTGATAACGAAAGCCGGTTGACCGGTATCCTGAGGGCTGCAGGGTCCGTCCTACGGCTGCCGTGGGCCGATGGGGCCCGCCACACCACACCCGAGGGGGAGAGTCATGACTGCACCACCCGCTGGCACATTCGACGGCCAGAGTTCGTCCTACACCTACGAGCCACCCACCCAGAGCAAGAGCCGACCCGTCCTGCTGATCGTGTTGGCCGTCGTGGCCGCACTCGTGATCGGTGGTGGCGCCTGGGCGGCCACCCGA contains the following coding sequences:
- a CDS encoding D-alanyl-D-alanine carboxypeptidase/D-alanyl-D-alanine-endopeptidase; this encodes MVRRHRTVAALLTVGLALPSTAAYADSAGVQVRGPAAVVGSVELEGAGAGSASAAQAAVRPQVAPTPPPVLTPVADGVAVDQEAVASVITDDLDSDWLGDRAHVGVAVFDVETGEKLFSRLADQGLTPASTTKLLAAAAIVNALPMDEPFRTEVVTGPEADQIVLVAGGDMMLARGAGDPDAVEGHAGLGDLADQTAAALKERGLGVDGHQVRLRLDTSYASGPIRPEGWTDYWLDEGFTGPITLLGLQEDRAVPYNPAPRDPAQATAIAFRQALTERGIDVGGGPATEVPREVAREGAEQLGVVESSPARDVLAEAMSSSDNAMVEQLARQAAVADGASAEPAAVRDWVVQQVADYGVDTTDVTIADVSGLSDGSLIPVRVLAELLVIGADGSHPEFSEVLRELPIAGYTGTLWDRFHLDAHDPAVGVARAKTGSLPGVTSLAGLVVTRDSRLLAYAVIADEVGQDGAGLEARSVIDTIIAELAACGC
- a CDS encoding inorganic diphosphatase, translating into MHFDVTIEIPQGSRNKYEVDHATGRIRLDRMLFTATRYPADYGYIEDTLGEDGDPLDALVLLDEPTWPGCLVAARPIGMFHMRDEAGGDDKIICVPADDPRKSNIRELEHIGDHTRLEIQHFFEVYKDLEPGKSVEGAHWAGRAEAEQTYHESVQRAKDAGLTTARWAGPGNQAH
- a CDS encoding C40 family peptidase; protein product: MTLPGRRCRYGALMTGAFLLASALPAAAVEDYVPSEEEVRAAQQVVVNAEGRVHELDGLMLGYTEQLRAAQQSAESAAEDSALATHEAETAAAEASRLAEEAAEAASVADETNQVLGRHAAEAYKSGGLSTLEVLLADGPETLIDRAGALDVVGRIRARDMNDASLASGTAEALEREAALAAAQSEAAAIRAEEANDTAAEVLADAEARSTQLATDREATVLELARLRDVSVQTELTRQTHLQEEADRIAAEAEARRVEELLAQERAAEQERLAAEAQPEPGDSEPAPVTDPVEPAPSPEPTPDPEPAPEPDPAPAPEPDPTPSPTPDPTPSPTPAPSPSPTPDPTPPPAPSPTPTPPPAPSPTPTPPPAPSPTPTPPPAPSPTPTPPPAPSPTPPPAPEPPPAPSPTPPPAPSPTPPPAPTPPPAPEPPPAPAPGPTPGAETAISFAHQQIGKPYIWGSDGPNGFDCSGLTKASWSQAGVYLTHSSRIQYQQAAKVPVSEAQRGDLLFYSNDGTQAGIFHVAIYLGDGQVIHSIRDWSSWDGTKVTGMYYSSGLLPLAGRV